One genomic segment of Arachis duranensis cultivar V14167 chromosome 4, aradu.V14167.gnm2.J7QH, whole genome shotgun sequence includes these proteins:
- the LOC127746514 gene encoding heat shock cognate 70 kDa protein-like, with the protein MGDGKASSSVAIGIDLGTTYSCVAVWRHDRVEIITNDQGNRITPSYVAFTDTQRMIGDAAKNQIAANPTNTVFDSKRLIGRKFSDPHVQNDMKLWSFQVTNVDDVPKIVVEHKGEKESLAAEQISSMILAKMRQFAEQFLGTQVTNAVITVPAYFNDSQRQATKDAGRIAGLNVMSILNEPSAAAIAYGLDTKDHFHGIRTVFVFDFGGGTLDLTLLTIDNKGNITVKIHGGDTHLGGQDFDAAMVEFFASEFQRKKKIDLRGNKRAICRLKVACERAKRNLSSTTQASIELESLHEGIDFYTSITRAKFEEIHKKLFERCMELVHKCFEDSNTAKQSVDEVVLVGGSTRIPKLEQQLKDFFGGKDICKKCINADEAVAYGAAIHASKQSGAINEKIQDLTLWEVAPLSLGLQEGGDLMKVIIPRNTRIPTKKQETFTTQFHNQVRVQIHIYEGERKFASNNNLLGSFDLEIPPAPRGEPKINVCYEIDSDGILHVSAEEKAMRVMKKITVVSNKGRLSTEEVERMVKHAEKYKAEDEEHRKKVEARNNVENLAYNMRNMIEHEASASQLSAEDKERINKAIDYTLKWVDESNFATLDEINEVGKNLSSIAFHLTNKLKMIQDHGGGDSESGSQGLSSSSKKNKFDAVNAITGVISATCSVIQLFLPNN; encoded by the exons ATGGGAGATGGAAAAGCATCGTCATCAGTAGCCATAGGAATAGACCTGGGAACAACGTACTCCTGTGTTGCAGTGTGGCGCCATGATCGAGTGGAGATCATAACCAACGACCAAGGGAACAGAATAACACCTTCTTATGTTGCATTCACTGATACTCAAAGAATGATTGGAGATGCTGCTAAGAATCAAATTGCTGCCAACCCTACCAACACTGTCTTTG ACTCAAAGAGGTTAATTGGTAGAAAGTTCAGTGACCCTCATGTCCAGAATGACATGAAACTGTGGTCATTTCAAGTTACTAATGTTGACGACGTTCCAAAGATTGTTGTTGAGCACAAAGGTGAGAAAGAATCTCTCGCTGCTGAGCAAATCTCATCGATGATCTTAGCAAAGATGCGCCAATTCGCAGAACAATTTCTTGGAACACAAGTAACAAATGCAGTTATTACAGTGCCTGCTTATTTCAACGACTCTCAGCGGCAAGCCACGAAAGATGCCGGCCGTATCGCGGGCCTGAACGTAATGAGCATACTCAACGAGCCAAGTGCCGCAGCAATTGCTTACGGCCTCGACACTAAAGATCATTTTCATGGAATCAGAACTGTCTTCGTCTTTGATTTTGGCGGTGGTACTTTGGATCTTACTCTTCTCACAATTGACAACAAAGGGAACATAACCGTCAAGATCCATGGCGGAGACACGCATCTCGGTGGACAGGATTTTGACGCTGCAATGGTTGAATTCTTTGCGAGTGAGTttcagagaaagaaaaagatcgATCTCAGAGGAAACAAAAGAGCCATATGCAGGTTGAAGGTTGCTTGCGAGAGAGCAAAGAGGAATCTCTCTTCAACAACTCAAGCCTCCATCGAGCTGGAATCTCTGCATGAGGGAATCGATTTCTACACATCAATCACTCGCGCTAAGTTCGAGGAAATACACAAGAAGCTCTTTGAGAGATGCATGGAGCTTGTGCATAAGTGTTTCGAGGATAGTAACACGGCGAAGCAGAGCGTTGATGAGGTTGTGCTCGTTGGTGGATCCACTCGGATTCCGAAATTGGAGCAGCAGTTGAAGGACTTCTTCGGCGGGAAAGATATTTGCAAGAAATGCATCAATGCAGACGAGGCGGTTGCATATGGTGCGGCAATCCATGCTTCAAAACAGAGTGGTGCGATTAATGAGAAGATTCAAGATTTAACGCTCTGGGAAGTTGCTCCTCTGTCACTTGGCTTGCAAGAGGGAGGAGATTTAATGAAAGTTATAATTCCAAGGAACACTAGGATTCctacaaagaagcaagaaacgTTTACAACACAATTCCACAACCAAGTTAGAGTCCAGATTCATATCTACGAGGGCGAGAGAAAATTTGCAAGCAACAACAACTTGCTGGGAAGTTTCGATCTGGAAATTCCTCCGGCACCTCGTGGCGAGCCGAAGATTAATGTGTGCTATGAAATAGATTCTGATGGTATCTTGCATGTATCGGCAGAGGAAAAAGCAATGAGGGTGATGAAGAAGATCACCGTTGTGAGCAACAAAGGAAGATTGTCGACGGAAGAAGTTGAGAGGATGGTGAAACATGCTGAGAAGTACAAGGCTGAAGATGAAGAACACAGGAAAAAGGTTGAAGCAAGGAATAATGTGGAGAATCTTGCTTATAATATGAGGAATATGATAGAACATGAAGCCAGTGCTTCACAGCTCTCTGCAGAAGACAAGGAAAGGATCAACAAAGCTATTGATTATACATTGAAATGGGTTGATGAGAGTAATTTTGCAACGCTGGATGAGATCAACGAGGTAGGGAAAAATCTTTCAAGTATAGCCTTTCATCTTACTAATAAGTTGAAGATGATTCAAGATCACGGGGGTGGTGACAGTGAAAGTGGAAGTCAAGGCTTGTCTTCTAGCtcgaagaaaaacaaatttgaTGCTGTAAACGCAATCACTGGCGTGATTTCTGCAACGTGTTCTGTTATCCAACTATTCTTACCCAATAATTGA
- the LOC107486967 gene encoding heat shock 70 kDa protein 18, whose product MGEKIASSIAIGIDLGTTYSCVAVWRHDRVEIITNDQGNRITPSCVAFTDTQRMIGDAAKNQIAANPTNTVFDSKRLIGRKFSEPHVQNDMKLWPFQVTNVDEIPMIIVEHKSEKKSLTAEEISSMILAKMREIAEQFLGTQVTNAVITVPAYFNDSQRQATKDAGQIAGLNVLSILNEPSAAAIAYGLDTRDYSNHFHGIRTVFVFDFGGGTLDLTLLTIDNKGNITVKIHGGDTHLGGQDFDAAMVEFVASEFQRKKRLDLRGNKRAICRLKVACERAKRILSSTTQASIELESLHQGIDFYTSITRAKFEEINKNLFERCMELVHKCFEDSNTAKQSVDEVVLVGGSTRIPKLEQQLKDFFDGKDLCKKCINADEAVAYGAAIHASKLSGDKNEKIQDLKLWEVTPLSLGVDIRGSIMRVIIPRNTVIPTKMQDWFTTTVDNQTIVTFHIYEGERKIASNNNLLGSFDLEVPPAPRGASNINVCFEIDSNGILHVSAEEIATGWTKKVTVVSNKGRLSREDVERMVKDAEKYKAEDEEYRQMVSRKNKLEDLAYNIRNVIEDEPIASELSAEDKERINKAVDYALKLVDETDFITVDELVKVEKDLTVFYTIISKIIQDLDARGNESERKTLKKDRFKVGASFVNGLISSVCSVIQVIQNM is encoded by the exons ATGGGAGAAAAAATTGCATCATCAATAGCCATAGGAATAGACCTGGGAACAACGTATTCCTGTGTTGCAGTGTGGCGCCATGATCGAGTGGAGATCATAACCAACGACCAAGGGAACAGAATAACACCTTCTTGTGTTGCATTCACTGATACCCAAAGAATGATTGGAGATGCTGCTAAGAATCAAATTGCTGCCAACCCTACCAACACTGTCTTTG ACTCAAAAAGGTTAATTGGTAGGAAGTTTAGTGAACCCCATGTCCAGAATGATATGAAACTGTGGCCATTTCAAGTTACCAATGTTGATGAAATTCCAATGATTATAGTTGAGCACAAATCTGAGAAAAAATCTTTGACTGCTGAGGAAATCTCATCAATGATATTAGCAAAGATGCGCGAAATCGCAGAGCAATTTCTTGGAACACAAGTAACGAATGCGGTTATTACAGTTCCGGCTTATTTCAACGACTCTCAGCGCCAAGCTACCAAAGATGCCGGCCAGATCGCCGGCCTTAATGTACTGAGCATACTCAACGAGCCAAGTGCCGCAGCCATTGCTTACGGCCTCGACACTAGAGATTATTCTAATCATTTTCATGGAATCAGAACTGTCTTCGTCTTTGATTTTGGCGGTGGTACGTTAGATCTTACTCTTCTCACAATTGACAACAAAGGAAACATAACCGTCAAGATCCATGGCGGAGACACACATCTCGGTGGACAGGATTTTGATGCTGCAATGGTTGAATTCGTTGCGAGTGAGTTTCAGAGAAAGAAAAGGCTTGATCTTAGAGGAAACAAAAGAGCCATATGCAGGTTGAAGGTTGCTTGCGAGAGAGCCAAGAGGATTCTCTCTTCAACAACTCAAGCTTCCATTGAGCTGGAATCTCTTCATCAGGGAATCGATTTCTATACCTCAATCACTCGCGCTAAGTTTGAGGAAATCAACAAGAATCTCTTTGAGAGATGCATGGAGCTTGTTCATAAGTGTTTCGAGGATAGTAACACGGCGAAGCAGAGCGTTGATGAGGTTGTGCTCGTTGGTGGATCGACTAGGATTCCGAAATTGGAGCAGCAGTTGAAGGACTTCTTCGACGGGAAGGATCTTTGCAAGAAGTGCATCAATGCGGACGAGGCAGTTGCATATGGTGCTGCAATCCATGCTTCAAAACTGAGTGGTgacaaaaatgaaaagattcaaGATCTGAAGCTCTGGGAAGTTACTCCTCTGTCCCTTGGCGTGGATATCAGAGGTTCAATAATGCGTGTTATAATTCCAAGGAACACCGTGATTCCTACAAAGATGCAAGATTGGTTTACAACAACCGTCGACAACCAAACAATAGTCACGTTTCATATCTACGAGGGCGAGAGGAAAATTGCAAGCAACAACAACTTGCTGGGAAGTTTCGATCTGGAAGTTCCTCCGGCACCTCGCGGCGCGTCGAACATTAATGTGTGCTTTGAAATAGATTCCAACGGTATCCTACATGTATCGGCGGAGGAAATAGCAACGGGGTGGACGAAGAAGGTCACCGTAGTGAGCAACAAAGGAAGATTGTCGAGGGAAGACGTTGAGAGGATGGTGAAAGATGCTGAGAAGTACAAGGCTGAAGATGAAGAATACAGGCAGATGGTTTCACGAAAGAATAAGTTGGAGGATCTTGCTTACAATATTAGGAATGTGATTGAAGATGAACCCATTGCTTCAGAGCTATCTGCAGAAGACAAGGAAAGGATCAACAAAGCTGTTGATTATGCACTGAAATTGGTTGATGAGACTGATTTTATAACGGTGGATGAGCTTGTCAAGGTAGAGAAAGATCTAACTGTCTTTTATACAATTATTTCGAAGATCATTCAAGATCTTGATGCTCGTGGTAATGAAAGTGAAAGAAAAACCTTGAAGAAAGACAGATTTAAGGTAGGAGCCAGCTTTGTCAATGGGTTGATTTCTTCTGTGTGTTCTGTTATCCAAGTAATACAGAATATGTAA
- the LOC107486969 gene encoding pentatricopeptide repeat-containing protein At3g12770-like, with amino-acid sequence MKQAGVCPNDVTFIGLLTACNHSGLVKQGWELFHCMRDFGIEPRNEHYSCVVDLLGHAGYLDRAFAFVMTMPIEPGVSVWGALLSACKIHRRVTVGEYAANKLFSLDPYNTGHYVQLSNLYVSSCMWDCVARVRVLMKEKGLNKDLGFSLIEINGKLQAFHVGDKSHPRTEKIFNELQRLEKRLKEIGFVAHIDSVLHDLNYEEKEENLCVHSERIAIAYGLISTASGTTLRIIKNLRACVNCHAAIKLISKLVQREIIVRDSNRFHHFKDGLCSCGDYW; translated from the coding sequence ATGAAACAAGCAGGGGTTTGTCCAAATGATGTCACCTTTATCGGGCTTCTCACAGCATGCAATCATTCTGGCCTTGTAAAACAGGGTTGGGAGCTGTTCCATTGCATGAGAGACTTCGGAATTGAGCCTCGCAATGAGCATTATTCATGTGTGGTTGACCTCTTGGGGCACGCAGGTTATCTAGACAGAGCTTTTGCTTTTGTCATGACAATGCCAATTGAACCTGGTGTGAGTGTTTGGGGAGCACTTCTGAGTGCATGCAAGATCCATCGCCGTGTAACAGTGGGAGAATATGCAGCAAACAAGCTATTCTCGTTGGATCCTTATAACACAGGACACTATGTACAACTCTCTAATCTCTATGTTTCCTCGTGTATGTGGGATTGCGTTGCACGTGTTCGTGTTCTTATGAAGGAGAAAGGGTTAAATAAAGACCTTGGATTCAGTTTAATTGAAATCAATGGGAAACTGCAGGCATTTCATGTAGGCGATAAGTCGCATCCAAGAACCGAGAAAATCTTCAATGAGCTTCAGAGATTGGAGAAAAGGTTGAAAGAGATTGGGTTTGTCGCTCATATAGATTCTGTTCTGCATGATCTGAATTATGAAGAGAAGGAGGAGAATCTTTGTGTTCATAGTGAGAGGATTGCAATTGCTTATGGGCTAATTAGTACTGCTTCTGGAACGACGCTTAGAATCATAAAGAATCTTAGAGCGTGTGTAAACTGTCATGCAGCAATAAAGCTTATATCAAAGCTTGTTCAAAGAGAGATCATTGTAAGGGATTCAAACAGGTTTCATCATTTTAAGGATGGTTTGTGTTCATGTGGAGACTATTGGTGA